A part of Crassostrea angulata isolate pt1a10 chromosome 5, ASM2561291v2, whole genome shotgun sequence genomic DNA contains:
- the LOC128186000 gene encoding E3 ubiquitin-protein ligase SHPRH-like yields the protein MVKRKGNPQRASEEKRKCMTWNMDTMNATNEGAGSMSIVSDDDPCLIHELQQSKSQGSIQRHATDTDQQTRQFSQDLMHDMFNILLEESVLYIPILCMRKLSSDKAFVNGMFTVGTFKVQLTSESFTPPLPKQLPESLEYWLYIHKSHGLDQESKGHNMLYFESHETNENELKENLQRVFWCAKLDLPSQVLESLSECKLLHCAGCYDHTEAVVHVTIYGSGRMLSKPAYASEPVKSKISSTALQHVMGFFFSLKPPDYSHLPCVKNHDIEHLYAVVKQRHDRADLDLCLNIQHEWLRPLLRPYQIQGVKWMLQKEQYDHMEDNKTTGEATLHPLYQEIETRDKQILYYNVLGGSLLKERPLALRAPPGGILADEMGLGKTVEVLACIILHPRQNLDPPQKLNTLSEYQESEKSICSEVEFTLEGKKMMKDKNEEPQCIELSNSVTQRTDRDTEQDGVLSVRGSNKTMSNSTEQSSIVKDTETDFTGNSQINTCSANSPRSSSPQSNLEHLGSKTSGLNSDHSNCGESNSVEKVISVEGLENSEESEPSVKADGHSCALIQTAKDITVNSGVSINGMKENQSLKRDCMEEEVNNKDFSIMENGGENSGCEENDCTKDKNSSCDIENGHILSKGKSESLEEIQVLDHNYVENSDFSKSNCEITSKTSKTNDIPLSKKSTKPRRSKSRKKTEDKVTKEKKPVRRKSASSKFVELVPEDQYQTKNVFDHFEAVAPKNFFECICGVSSEAKGTSNSRKKKHRVQCVMCGLYQHAECVGYDLEDPYRGQFKCPHCHVLSEPIKSGATLIISPAAISDQWMEEIQKHIKKESLKVFIYSGVSKQRYIQPMTLSRQDIVITSYETLRNEINYVDLPHSNSDSGRKFRHPKRFMATPSPITAVQWWRICLDEAQMVECTTTKTAEMALRLSAVNRWCVTGTPIQKSIEDLYGLLLFLGVDPYWVKQWWTRLLYEPYCHGQEEPMIDLVSKVMWRTAKHDVLDQINIPKQTEHVHWLTFSPVEDHFYRRQYTISIQDSMKRLDKWRDPTVKLSSLDRATANQLLGPLLRLRQACCHPQAVKGEFLPLHLRRSAMTMEELLESLTKKSRTECEESHRLLIAAYNGLAGWYIISQQFVDAVEMYREVMRSVEEHKDRLRTDDLQQLHAMYNLDEILQSKPEGVQPTLRDGQLKEQMEELKVKYLTKSRNVVHSVRDQLSPVTQGLQDLQREFSDGQEWWLEVIETADQRGIDDKLIVNVKNDLSNQQTSVLSISMAGAFHNVHGLELVLNQRMMALESAYEKLKQALNKVTGEPSQDLINETVECCLRPIERVKNSCPFCKIHILFEDYEAKLFSFTERTFAVAEDTTEGMSGSRRQGTWADSEMEKALKSILSFAKSHAMDRELVQYGQTHIEIIDKMKKEFKLLRVLWIECKAHVSSFDELSMATTRLRLRLPDEPKPDNTQLNILEPSELDQHKLKLLSDRTINQNELRKKLGQLLYLQNLAKAQLSTESGENPELCPICQKELGKEWCVLYCGHCYCLDCIRILCEQYSFGGRNRLVKCAVCRDKTYHSDISYVSTVKTDEDREGEMKVQGSHSTKIVGLIKCVKKIKRDDPGAKVLLFCSWTDILNIIAQALEENEISFKTLFSGSKFQKNLAAFKSDEDIMVLLLPIHSGANGLNLIEATYVLLVEPVLNPAQELQAIGRVHRIGQTRPTQVHRFIIRGTIEEKMYRMLKSAEASASSHDTEENCLTVGDLTSLLKEERLEEQGESSQVS from the exons ATGGTTAAAAGAAAAGGTAACCCACAGAGAGCTTCAGAAGAGAAAAGGAAATGCATGACATGGAATATGGACACAATGAATGCAACAAATGAAGGGGCAGGGTCTATGTCTATAGTTAGTGATGACGATCCTTGCCTAATCCATGAACTTCAACAATCCAAGTCCCAAGGCTCTATACAAAGACATGCAACAGATACTGATCAACAAACCCGGCAGTTTTCACAAGACTTGATGCATGACATGTTTAACATTCTCTTAGAGGAAAGTGTATTGTACATTCCTATACTATGTATGAGGAAACTTAGTTCTGACAAAGCTTTTGTTAATGGAATGTTTACTGTCGGGACTTTTAAGGTGCAGCTGACAAGTGAAAGCTTCACCCCACCCCTCCCAAAACAGCTTCCTGAAAGCTTGGAATATTGGCTGTACATCCATAAAAGTCATGGACTGGACCAAGAAAGCAAAGGTCACAACATGCTGTACTTTGAAAGCCatgaaacaaatgaaaatgaacTTAAGGAGAATTTGCAAAGAGTGTTCTGGTGTGCCAAATTGGATTTACCTTCACAA GTCCTTGAGTCTTTGAGTGAGTGCAAGCTTCTCCATTGTGCTGGTTGTTACGATCATACAGAGGCTGTGGTACATGTGACCATTTATGGATCAGGTAGGATGTTAAGTAAACCAGCCTATGCCAGTGAACCAGTCAAGTCTAAAATAAGCAGCACAGCTCTACAACATGTCATGGGATTTTTCTTTTCCTTAAAACCACCAG ACTACAGCCATCTTCCTTGTGTAAAGAACCATGATATAGAACATTTGTATGCTGTGGTGAAACAGAGACATGACCGGGCTGACTTAGATCTCTGTCTGAACATACAGCATGAGTGGTTGAGACCTCTGCTCCGACCGTACCAAATCCAAGGAGTCAAGTGGATGTTACAGAAGGAGCAGTATGACCATATGGAGGACAACAAGACAACAG GCGAAGCTACCCTTCATCCTCTCTACCAGGAGATTGAAACCCGAGACAAACAGATACTTTATTACAATGTATTGGGAGGAAG CTTATTAAAGGAGCGGCCATTGGCCCTCAGAGCACCACCTGGAGGGATTTTAGCAGATGAAATGGGTCTTGGTAAAACAGTGGAAGTGTTGGCTTGCATCATTCTGCACCCAAGACAGAACCTTGATCCACCCCAGAAACTTAACACCTTGTCAGAATATCAG GAGAGTGAAAAGTCCATTTGTTCTGAAGTGGAGTTCACTTTGGAAGGGAAGAAAATGATGAAAGATAAGAATGAGGAACCTCAGTGCATAGAACTGTCTAACAGTGTAACCCAGAGAACAGACAGAGACACAGAACAAGATGGAGTCCTTTCTGTCAGAGGTTCCAATAAAACAATGTCCAATTCTACAGAACAATCAAGTATAGTCAAAGATACAGAGACAGATTTCACAGGAAATAGTCAAATAAACACATGCAGTGCCAACAGCCCAAGGAGTTCTTCACCACAATCAAATTTAGAACATTTGGGCAGCAAAACTTCAGGACTAAACTCTGATCATTCAAACTGTGGTGAATCAAACAGTGTAGAGAAAGTAATCTCTGTGGAAGGTTTAGAGAACTCAGAAGAAAGTGAACCCAGTGTAAAGGCAGATGGACATTCTTGTGCTCTCATTCAGACAGCTAAGGACATTACAGTAAATTCAGGTGTTTCCATCAATGGCATGAAAGAAAACCAAAGTCTAAAGAGAGATTGCATGGAAGAGGAAGTTAATAATAAGGACTTCAGTATAATGGAAAATGGAGGTGAAAATTCTGGTTGTGAAGAGAATGATTGtacaaaagataaaaacagtTCCTGTGATATTGAAAATGGACATATCTTGTCTAAAGGTAAATCAGAAAGTCTTGAGGAAATCCAGGTGCTGGATCACAATTATGTAGAAAACTCAGACTTTTCAAAATCTAATTGTGAAATCACATCCAAGACATCTAAAACAAATGATATTCCACTGtccaaaaaatcaacaaaacctAGAAGATCCAAATCCAGAAAGAAGACAGAAGATAAAGTCACAAAGGAGAAAAAACCAGTGAGAAGAAAAAGTGCCTCCAGCAAGTTTGTTGAACTGGTTCCCGAAGACCAGTACCAGACAAAGAATGTTTTTGATCACTTTGAGGCAGTGGCTCCTAAAAACTTCTTTGAGTGTATCTGTGGTGTGTCATCTGAAGCAAAGGGAACCAGTAACTCTAGGAAAAAGAAACACAGGGTGCAGTGTGTGATGTGTGGCCTCTATCAACATGCAGAGTGTGTGGGTTACGACCTTGAGGATCCGTACAGAGGGCAGTTCAAATGTCCACACTGCCACGTGCTGTCT GAGCCAATCAAATCGGGTGCTACATTAATCATATCCCCAGCAGCCATTAGTGACCAATGGATGGAGGAAATCCAAAAACACATCAAAAAAGAGTCCCTTAAAGTGTTT ATATATAGCGGTGTAAGTAAGCAGAGATATATCCAGCCAATGACGTTATCCAGACAAGACATTGTAATCACGTCGTACGAAACTCTCCGCAATGAAATCAACTATGTCGATCTACCTCACAGTAACA GTGACAGTGGACGTAAATTTCGACATCCAAAGCGTTTTATGGCCACGCCCAGTCCTATCACTGCAGTGCAGTGGTGGAGG ATATGTCTGGATGAGGCACAAATGGTGGAATGTACCACAACCAAG ACAGCAGAGATGGCCCTTAGACTGAGTGCAGTAAACAGATGGTGTGTCACGGGGACTCCCATCCAGAAAAGCATCGAAG ATCTGTATGGGCTGCTACTGTTCCTGGGGGTGGACCCTTACTGGGTGAAGCAGTGGTGGACCAGGCTACTGTATGAGCCGTATTGTCACGGACAGGAGGAACCAATGATTGACCTTGTCTCCAAGGTCATGTGGAGGACGGCCAAACACGATGTCCTTGATCAG ATCAACATTCCTAAGCAGACAGAACATGTACATTGGTTGACATTTTCTCCAGTGGAGGACCACTTCTACAGACGACAGTACACCATCAGTATCCAGGACTCCATGAAG AGGTTGGATAAATGGAGGGACCCCACAGTAAAGCTGAGCAGCCTGGACAGAGCCACAGCCAATCAG CTGCTGGGCCCTCTACTGAGACTGCGTCAGGCCTGCTGTCACCCCCAGGCTGTCAAAGGAGAGTTCCTCCCCCTTCATCTCAGGAGGAG CGCCATGACGATGGAGGAGTTGTTGGAGTCGCTGACCAAGAAGTCGCGGACAGAGTGCGAGGAGAGCCACAGACTGTTGATTGCGGCGTACAATGGTCTGGCCGGCTGGTACATCATCAGCCAACAG TTTGTTGATGCTGTGGAGATGTACCGAGAGGTCATGAGGTCGGTGGAGGAACACAAGGATCGTCTCCGTACCGACGACCTCCAGCAGCTACACGCCATGTACAACCTGGATGAGATACTTCAGTCTAAACCCGAGGGGGTACAGCCAACCCTCAGGGATGGGCAGCTAAAGGAGCAG ATGGAGGAACTGAAGGTCAAGTACCTGACCAAGTCACGTAATGTTGTCCACTCTGTGAGGGACCAGTTGTCCCCCGTCACCCAGGGTCTTCAGGACTTACAGAGAGAG ttCAGTGACGGTCAAGAATGGTGGTTGGAGGTGATAGAGACAGCAGATCAGAGAGGAATCGATGATAAACTGATTGTCAACGTAAAGAACGACCTTAGCAACCAACAGACCAGTGTTCTCTCCATCTCCATGGCAGGGGC ATTCCATAATGTACATGGACTGGAGTTAGTTTTAAATCAGAGAATGATGGCCCTGGAATCTgcctatgagaaattgaaacaGGCCCTGAACAAGGTTACGGGAGAACCATCACAGGACCTGATCAATGAGACAGTAGAGTGCTGTCTGAGGCCCATAGAGAGGGTTAAAAACAG CTGTCCATTTTGTAAAATCCATATCCTGTTTGAAGATTATGAGGCTAAGCTATTTTCATTCACAGAGAG GACTTTTGCGGTTGCCGAGGATACCACTGAGGGTATGTCTGGATCTCGTCGCCAGGGAACTTGGGCAGACAGTGAGATGGAGAAAGCCCTGAAATCTATCCTCAGTTTTGCCAAGAGTCATGCCA TGGACAGGGAACTTGTTCAGTATGGACAGACACATATAGAGATTATTGACAAAATGAAGAAAGAGTTCAAG TTACTGAGAGTGTTATGGATTGAGTGTAAGGCCCACGTCTCATCGTTCGACGAGCTGAGCATGGCCACCACCAGACTGAGGCTGAGGTTACCCGATGAACCGAAACCTGACAACACCCAGCTCAACATCCTGGAACCAAGCGAG CTTGACCAACACAAGTTGAAGTTATTATCAGACAGGACAATAAACCAAAATGAACTCAGGAAAAAACTGGGACAGTTGTTGTACCTGCAAAACCTGGCCAAG gCACAACTAAGCACAGAGAGTGGAGAAAATCCTGAACTCTGTCCGATTTGTCAGAAGGAGCTTGGGAAAGAG TGGTGCGTTCTCTACTGCGGCCATTGTTACTGCCTGGACTGTATACGCATTCTCTGTGAGCAGTACAGTTTTGGGGGACGTAATCGTCTGGTGAAGTGTGCTGTCTGCCGAGATAAAACATACCACAGTGATATATCTTATGTCAGCACTGTCAAGACAGACGAAGACAGAGAGGGAGAAATGAAAGTACAG GGAAGTCACTCTACAAAGATTGTTGGATTAATCAAGTGTGTGAAAAAGATCAAAAGAGATGACCCTGGTGCTAAAGTTCTTCTCTTCTGCTCA tggaCGGACATCTTAAACATCATTGCACAGGCTCTGGAGGAAAATGAAATATCATTCAAAACTCTGTTTTCTGGAAGTAAATTTCAG AAAAATCTAGCAGCATTTAAATCTGACGAGGACATCATGGTTCTATTGCTGCCGATCCATTCCGGTGCAAACGGACTGAACCTAATCGAGGCCACTTATGTCCTTCTGGTGGAACCGGTCCTCAATCCGGCACAGGAACTACAGGCCATTGGTCGGGTACACAGGATAGGGCAGACCAG GCCAACCCAAGTTCACAGATTTATAATCCGTGGGACTATAGAAGAGAAGATGTATCGAATGTTGAAATCAGCTGAGGCCAGTGCCTCTAGTCATGACACAGAAGAAAACTGTTTGACTGTGGGGGATCTAACTTCTCTCCTGAAAGAGGAGCGGCTAGAGGAACAAGGTGAAAGCTCTCAAGTCTCATGA
- the LOC128186006 gene encoding deleted in malignant brain tumors 1 protein-like codes for MWNINSRLGITRKILICVAVLFECVSFVKSGCGGYIELTASGSHDLSSSSTYSAYSNCIWVIKVPDKYVVNGDFTFRGEKSSGGACEDYLVVTDGSDSANELLNTCDDLTNHKLNSTARWMYIQFKADGATNVQGLSATVKPMYTGTDMSAETDPVPKCKSHQFSCSNKRCITMSYRCDGFNDCGCVADCDEQNCGGISMSKSSYMGLGAGLGTAMFITCFVSVYAYEKRRKLKAMREEEESERASRRRGRARDQNKGKDDKEKDKKVAWHS; via the exons ATGTGGAATATCAATTCTAGGTTAGGAATTACACGGAAAATTCTGATTTGTGTGG CGGTGTTGTTTGAATGCGTTTCCTTCGTGAAGTCAG GATGTGGTGGTTACATTGAGTTGACAGCCAGTGGCTCTCACGACCTTTCCTCCAGTAGCACATATAGTGCCTACTCTAATTGTATATGGGTCATAAAGGTACCGGATAAGTATGTCGTGAACGGGGATTTCACCTTCAGAGGCGAGAAGTCTTCCGGTGGGGCGTGTGAGGATTACTTAGTG GTGACAGATGGGTCTGACTCTGCCAATGAGCTTCTGAATACTTGCGATGACCTGACCAACCACAAGCTGAACTCGACCGCTCGCTGGATGTACATCCAGTTTAAGGCGGATGGTGCTACTAATGTACAGGGTCTGTCGGCCACAGTCAAGCCAATGTACACAG GTACTGACATGAGTGCTGAAACAGATCCCGTACCAA AGTGTAAGTCCCACCAGTTTTCCTGTTCCAACAAGCGCTGTATTACAATGTCCTACCGCTGTGACGGATTTAACGACTGCGGCTGCGTGGCGGACTGTGACGAACAGAACTGTGGCGGGATATCTATGT CAAAAAGTTCGTACATGGGCCTGGGAGCTGGGTTAGGGACCGCCATGTTCATAACATGCTTCGTAAGCGTGTACGCCTACGAAAAGCGACGGAAACTGAAAGCCATGAGGGAGGAGGAGGAATCAGAAAGAGCGTCCAGGAGGCGGGGGAGGGCCCGGGACCAAAACAAGGGCAAGGACGATAAAGAGAAGGACAAGAAAGTCGCCTGGCATAGTTAG